In Gossypium arboreum isolate Shixiya-1 chromosome 3, ASM2569848v2, whole genome shotgun sequence, the sequence AGAGGATTGCAAGAATAAGTGCTCGAAGTTGTGTGATTGCAAAGGTTTTCAGTTCAGATTTATTAAAGCTCATGAACCAGCTGGTACATATTGCTATGCCAAGACACAATTGTTGAATGGACATCGCCCCCCAAATTTTAATGCTGATTTCTACTTGAAAGTGCCCAAGGCTACTGTCTCCTTGTACAATAACGCTACCGGTCAACATTCAAAGTTACAATGTTCCAACAAAGTGCAGACCCTGGAACGAACGTATTCCAAAACGCCTGAAAATGAGCCGCTGAAATTTGCACTTTGGGCGGTATGTTCAGTCGGAGGGCTGGAGTTTGTTGTCATTTTCTTGGTATGGTGTTTCTTGATTAGAAACAATGACGACACAAGCCCAATGGCAGGCAAGCTTCTTGCTGTCACAGGCCTCAGAAAATTCACCTGGGCAGAGCTGAAAAAGGCGACAAATAGTTTCTCCCAAGAGATTGGAAGAGGTGCAGGAGGAATCGTCTTCAAAGCCACTCTCTCCGATGGTCGAGTTGCGGCAATCAAAACACTCACTGATGCCAAACAAGGGGAAGCTGAATTCCTAGCAGAAGTGAACACCATTGGAAAGCTTAATCACATGAACCTGATAGAGATGTGGGGCTACTGTGGAGAGGGAAAACATAGGCTTCTGGTGTATGAGTATATGGAACATGGATCATTGGCCGAAAATCTCTCTTTAAAAGCACTCGATTGGAAAAAGAGATTCGATATTGCTGTGGGAACCGCAAGAGGCTTAGCTTATTTACATGAAGAATGTTTGGAATGGGTTCTCCATTGTGATATAAAACCTCATAACATTCTCATAGACTCTAAATTCCAGCCTAAAGTGTCAGATTTTGGCCTGTCTTGGCTTCTAAATAGAGGCGATGTTAAGCGTTCAAACATCTCGAGGATCCGAGGAACTAGGGGTTACATGGCACCTGAGTGGGTGTCAAATTTGCCCATCACCTCTAAAGTTGATGTCTATAGCTATGGGATAGTTTTATTGGAGTTAGTGACAGGAAGAAGCCCAGCAATGGGAACCACAGTGACAGATGATGGAAGTCCAAAAGAGAAAACAACGCTGGCAGCATGGGCGAGAGAGAACATGGCAAGTGCTGGAGAGACCGAAACATGGAAGCACGAGATAATCGATCCCAAGCTGGAAGGGATATACGATGAGGCTGAGGTGCTAAATCTGGTTACTGTGGCTCTGCAATGCGTTCAGGAAGATAAAGACGCGAGACCAACGATGCGTGAAGCAGTTGAGATGCTACTTCGTAATGAAAACCATTGAAGGCCAAAGTGTCTCCACTAGATATTAATTATCATTAATAAACTAGGTGATATGGTACGTAACTTCAATGGTTTTCAATGGTTTACcgtacataaataaactaggtgATATGGTGAGTGGTTATCCATTTGTACGTAACTTCATAAATAAACTAGGTACGTGATATGGTAACTGGTTATTCATTTCAGACTTTTAGAGTAAACGCATGGCATGTAGCTTCGTAAATAGAAAAACTTTTATGGGTGTTGTGTTTCGTATAGAATTTTTGAACACTAAATTTCCTAGAGATAGGAAAAGATAGTGTTAGCTTAGTAGTCTAATTTAGAATCTTGATAACCAAGTGATGTCGAGTTTATCTCAAAATTCTAActattttttcttatttcttttttttcttattatatataacacaaaaattgaaccataaaatattttcttttagagGGAAACAAATTTTCAGCTTCCCtttattttgttttgtatttGTGAAAGTTGACCAATTCCACCTAGCAATTTAAGCTTAGGATTTAGGTTCATACTTTTaagattaaaattattatatttattctaatgatttatttattattagtattatagtTATAATTGCGGTTGGTGGTGTAATATTTTTCTatgaattattataattataatttataaatttaatttgaacatataagataaactttaataaaaaataaaaattatgataaattatcATAATTTTATAGAAATTAAAACTAAAACATATTAAAGGAGCTAAATTTGTTTAAAAAAACACAAATTCTACAAAAAAAACAATTTAGTAAAATacacttttaatatttttatgttccCTGTTAAACATGTAAGTTTTACATTCCaaccaaataaattaaataaaataatataatatatcaaaatttccaacaatattttttatttttataattttatatagatGGAAACATGTATCCTTACGAAGAGGAAAGAATCCATGTAAAATTTAATGGTCACAAAACGACATTGACTCATGGTTGATAGTTTGCTCATTGGTTTCAGGCCAAATTGAGTACAGTTGTATGAAACAAAACGAAACGAAACGAAATAATGATGTCAGCCTCACTAAGATCTCAATGAATTCTTCCATGGACCATGGCATGTTGGAACCACTTGCACTTATCATATATACAAGCCATTTGGACTATGAAAACTGTTATTACCTTAAGTTATCTGtttgcttaaaatgaaaattgcAATTGAAGTGTTAGACTGCAATGGCCACTATGATTTGGCACTGTGAAAATTGTGTAACAAAAACATATAGAATATCGACGATTTGTTTATGCAGTCTGGTTTCTCTATATCAGTAGAGCCTAATTCAATGAGTAATTTCAGTATCTTTGTTCACCAATAAAACAAGTGATTCACACCCTATCACTTCCCAAATATAGAGATCACACATTTATATTTAAAAACTAGAACACTCACCTCCAAATCCTCCCACTAAGAACTTGAACAGTAAACATTCAACAACGATTTGTAGTCTCACACAAAGTAACGAGAAGGAATCTGAGTGGCATGGTCTTGTCCGTCTAATTGAATCTTCTGACATACACATAGGGCGCATAACTAATGTTAGAGTATAAGATAAGGATTGCTCTAATGTGTGAAAATATATAGAGGAAGTGAATGACAAGTGTGTCAAGGGTTATTGGATAATGAGGGTATCGCCAAAGGTAAGGTACAACTAGTTTATCTAGTTATGGTGTAAGTTGCATGCTAATGAGATAAGAATATTGGTTCAACAATTAATGTAAAGATTATTGATTGAACAATTAATGTAAAGAAGTTTTAATCAAAAGTGTTACCAAATTAAGTatatcaaattataattttttttaggaACCAAAATAAAGATTTAAAGGAACCAAATAGAAATTTATCTTCGAAAAACGTAAATAAaagaaattcaaaaaattaaggGGGTCAAACTAAAAAATATTCCTTCTTTCGGAATAAGATGGTAAAAGCTGCGAAACAGATTGAAGAATGGATGGGCGAAACACATAAATACCCCCTTTGTAATAAGATGGCAAGCGGTGCGAAAGAAGttcgaatttatttatttttggtgctGGTCGGCACTAAAATTAGTGGTCATAATTTAGATTTGACATTTTGGTCTTCAAATTTGAGACAATATCACCCTCAATTCACCCGGCCAAGACGTCCAAGAATTTATCCATTGCGTACTGGATCCGCTTTCACttcaataaataaattatttattgcaTCATTTCATGACATCAATATCAATCCATCCCTACTATTAGAATCACTGAATACGGTGCCGTGGTTATTTATTTCATTgaaattcatatttcataatcaattatctatttttgtaaaaatctaccataaaagaaataatcataattgaaatatatttcaaAGGCTGCTATTGTCTGCTAATgctaaaattttggataaaatggaatttttttataaattgaaactaatatttttctttaataaattctaaatttatgttAGTGGTGatgattataaaataaagaatttATTGGGACAATTATAAATTTGTTTTAGTAAATCTATTACATTTTTGAAGTGAATGCaagcataaaagaaaataaaaattaatattattttaatatttaatagtaaaaattagTCAAAAGCTCTAGAAGAactaatatattaatatcttacGATGGTTAatccattgattttaaaatatattcataatggatctcatattgagaATGTGAACGAAGAaaagattatatttcatatgaatcaaaagaggattaaattatttactcttgttattaaattaaattgactGTGATTATCTTTGTgatattcttttgtcatcatccccattagggattaaaagaaaaatatttgactgtgaaagatCTACTTATGAGTAATACAATATGGTAATTCTATCTCAAGCCtgttatggttggatgcacctgAAGTTGCATTTTTTTTAAACTATGAGTATAACTTTACAGTATTctgattaaattctaaattaaaaTTATGTGGAAAAATAATAGTGATGAGAACATAAACTTATGTATGAAAAATCATTGGTTATATACCTGTTGTACACCTAGAAAATAAGATCTactctcaaagtttgctattaataattttttttggatatttgaagattttgacatattccctgaagcgaatattgcatataattgtttggaaaattatatttattttgttgacttaGTGACATTATAGACTTCATATTGATTTAGATATTTCTAGTAGTAAATGTCATAATAGtatttatatgtggatacaaagtaaaaggaatgacaataaaattatcaatttgtcacTATTTATATTGGCattattagtacaattgaaatacatgttaaagtaaactagAATTTTACTTATATAAATGCATTTACTACTTAATCTAACCAACTAGACCATTCTAGATCATATATGatgtaaaaattaatttaaaattcatatagaCATTCATTAAATAACCAGAAGATTCTTTagtttaaagaattctcatttgttgcttgttctcaatgaaaattgattattagaaactcactagctaaagttgagatttaatatcTTGCATTTCTAAAATGAATATGGGCACAttcatccacatggtggatggttttgatattatatgattttggtagatgcatctacaaaataatcacatatgtgttatcaatTTGCAACCTGTTgtttgcaagattgcttgtttaaataataaaattcagaTTAAGTaattaagacaattcatcttgctaaagttgatgagtttatatctcagtcttttattgattgagtttgaaaaactgTCGTAAAAGCTTGTTATTTATGCACATAATGGTAGATAAACTATTGATTGAACACATCTGATTAATATTTaaatcattacttatgagaactaaacttcctatttcaacatgagattatgttgatttacgtgttgCACGCATCAAGCCGATAAGTTATAAATcctccccattacaattggtttttagttaagagctaaatatttctcatctttaaATTTTTGTATGTGCATATAGGAGTGTACAAAATTTGGGTAAAACTGAATTAATTCGATTAACCGACCGAATTTCAGTTAATTGATCGGTTAACTGAAATAATTTGGTCAAGGgccggttaataattttttagaagTTCGGTTAATAGTTAATTCAGTTTGAAATCGGTTAATTAAtcgaaattttatatttttatatacattttacatatattaaattcagttaattttttatatattttatacttgttttaacaaaaaatataaaaaaatatataaatttcgattaattcagttaaccgaccgaattaatCGAAAAAGTTTGGGtcagttaatttttttaaaaattcaattcgGTTAACAGTTAAGGGTTTAAAAGGGCCGGTTAATTCAGTTAATGGTAGTTTAGTTCAgttaaccgattgaacacccatatgtgcatatatgttccaattgctccaccctAACAAAGATGAGTAAATACTCAAAGAAAGTtaagaatatatattaattacgagTCTCCTTGTATTATTATATGTTTCGAATGTtttggagattcaattatgatatGATTTGTGATTACTATTTTTATTCGATAGTTTTCTCGATATTAGagggagagaaataataacttgtaatgagctAGAGAGAGAGTAATTTGAATCATAAGTTTAacaaggataactcattacaagttccaaatatgaaaattctTATACAAGTAAATAATTTATCTAGATGGTTATATAGTGGAGGTAGGTACTccagaagagacccaagacataactaataagtaaaactccagAATAGATTTAGGTACTTGAAACTGaagattaaaataatgaaaataagagatcttgataagttatgtcaattcgagaaaatgtcGAACCGATAATAAAACTGGTCGACAATGGTTTTGCATacaatattattgttgaaataatgaaataaaatgggaatcTTGAATAAACCTAATGAGAAATATGGAATAGATTGTTCAAAACAGAAAGAcacaagtacaattaaattcatggagtttttggaccagtagtctAAATACCTAAAGATATAAAGCCAATGAGGGtacaaatgaagtagttttgcacAAGCGGAATAAAAATGTGAAGTTTTTCACTAAGCCCTagcattaattatgaaaaaatataatattcttttgtggtggatgcaataacctttatatatattattaaactggtagtttataaaagatttaacttgcgtctaatggtcgttgttacaaccttttaagaattactatatagtaaagtttatattaaaattcttgaaggatttagaatgccaaaagcatattgaaattatcagaaaattgttcatttatatgaattgaaataatttgaacatatggggtaaatttgacatagtgaatagtagttgaaggaggattataaaatgatccaaaatacttatttgtgtttttatagaaGAATCACGATTAAAAtttgctatgattattgttgaaacttatgaagagatcaaaatatatttcccccaaattttccctcactcatgactttcaaaagaatggtgataTAAATGTTTAGCAAATACATTcgaatagtcatttgaaaaactagtattcaagattgaatacataGAATATAAGAAAGTATatgatgttttcatgagggggaTTTAATACGCGCTATATTCTTTTTCCTTTAACtaaggttttgtcccattgggttttcctgaTACAGTTTTTAACAAGGTAGCATATTATgcgtgtcgaaaccatttttttgaaaaatggtcgacttgattttgaaaacgaaaaatGGGAGTTGTCACCAAttctttttatgaggtgtgatcggatcacctcatgatcgttttaataaaatgtttgattTAATAAAACAACGTGTTTGGTCTGCGAAATTCAGAAAACGGGTTTGGGAGTTggttatgtacgaggaagggttagcacccttgtaacgcccaaaattggtacctagttgattaattggtgtcttagtgtcgaaagtaGAAAGCTTAAAAAGAgttttaaaatacaattcctcTTTGtgttaatgttaattttacaaaaaatgctTAGATAAATCAAAAtagatgttaaagaccttcttatCTCGAAGTAATGacacatccagtaagttaagaAGTGACATTTTAaaccctcgagaataagcttgtttttttttttcaaaactcatgtattTTAATTCCAAAAGGATATTCCACTATTTAGGTTAAacgagaaaaaaaattgaaacctaGTACATTAGGGCACGACTTCTTGAATTTTCAAATACGAAACATtgcctatttttaaaatttatttttcgcgTATTTGGGCAAGAATTAACGTAATATTAAAAAtgatatatgaatgaaatgtGACGTTAATGAATGACAACAATATAACTGTACTAATAAACAATTCGTAATACTTATCGTTTTAATACCAATATtagcaaagaaaaataaaataaataataaaaataaataatgacaatgataacaataataatacTAATGATAAAATACGCTCATGAAATGACAATatcaaattttgaatataataaagacaaagaaataaaataaagacataaataaatataaggaaaatagtttataaaaatattgaaagtAAAGAATCAAAgtaaaatataaatgaaattaaaggtgcaatttgtaataaaacatatataaataaataataatagataaaataataataataataataataataataataataataataataataataataataatatatatgtacaagtaaaacttaaataatctaatttttaaagtaaaaagagggtaataaacaaataaatacatagataataataaaacaataatagataataaaatagtaataataatgaagCCATGGATAATAAATAatcaatgaaataaaaaaataaaacaaatgaaagaATAATAGCTAAGTGAAAcaaggattaaaataaaataaataacaaatagatAGGTAAATGAATAAacgaatgaataaaataaaaggattgataaataaataaacaagcaaatgaataaataaaagaattaaaataaaaggggttaattgcaacttaaataaaattaaaaggataacttaaataaaataaataacagaagggctaaaatgtaatgcACGGAAACAAGCGAGGACCAATTGAGAAATTAACCCAATCTTTTGGACACGCGTCCCTTCTCCAGGAGATCAGCGAGCTGGGATTAAATCGAAACGCGCGAGAAAATTAATGgccaaatctataaaaattaaaagaaagataTTTGGGCCTCATTGTAAACAATCCAAAAAGCGAAAAGACTGAAAGAGTAAATAATCcattcattcaaaaacatgcggatcctaTGCTTGCGGGTTGGATCGGTATGGTTCGGGTTGAGTCAAAATGATGTCGTTTTGGGGCTATTAAAGCCAGCCCTAAAAGAACGTCGATTTGGGTGTCTATATAAACCaatttttttaccaaaaaaaattattttatacccAACCCAAAAAAAACTCCAAAAACTCTCTCATATTCTCTCTCAATCCCCAAGGCTGGCCTAGGGTTCCAACGATCGGCCACCGAGGCAGCCGCTGGTCACCGACGACGGCATCATCGTCTACGGTGgtcgaaaaaataaaaaaaaaatccccTTTCACTTGTTTTCAACATGGAACTCCGATTTTGGAGTCAAAAAGCCAAAAATAAAGCCGAAATTTCAGAAAAGAGATGAAAACCTCTCGATTTTCCCTCCCTTGGAGACGAAGGCCTCGCCCACGACGGCAGAAGACCAAGTGTCAGGTGAGgttcctttctcttttctttatttttatatttttatgccaaaaataaaataaaataaaataaaataaaataaaataaaataaaataataatgataaaaaaaagCAGATcaccttaaattttttatttttttcgggttttttttattttttgtgtaAAAAAAACATTACAAATGTTCTGGCTTTTTATAACTGAAAGTATTACaatatattatttgttttttcttttgttcGCTACTATTTCTCTGCTTCTGTCGTCCTTGTTTTTGCTTGTTTGCAGGTCTTTAGAGAGTCAACGGCGAAGAGATCTTGCCACTTTGGTGCAAGGCTAAGCAGCGGGTGATGCGCACGAGGAGGAACGGCGCACATGGGAGCTAAGGTTTCtgccccccttttttttttgctgaaaattttttaagtttttttgggCTATGGGCTGTTGTAATTTTGGGCTTAGTTTTTTTAATTGTTTGGGTTTGTAATTGgactatttaattatttttggccTTTTCATTTATGGGCCCTGTAACACcttgtacccgagaccgttgccggagtcagacacgaggggttcgcagacttaaatcacttatttgcacagtccattttaaatttccagacgagctggctaactgcgtcactgtcaccttaaaaatcatatctcgagttccaaaactcgaaaaccagttccgtaaatttttcgtgaaactagactcatattttcatctaaaagtttttttatagaatttttggtctagccaattagtacagtttattagttaaagtctcccctatttcagggtttgactacactgacctttgcgtattacgacttggatatctccctgtacagggcttcaatactgatgccgtttgtttctatagaaactagactcgaaaaggaatctgtacatatatggaatgacttctaattatctctggttaattaataatgaatttcaaaagttggaacagggaatccagaaaccgttctggccctattttgtgaaaacttaaatatctcataatatactgttcatatgatcattttgttactttcctatgaaaatagattcatcaaggttcgattacataatttattcactatttaatcccattcctactatttttagtgatttttcacattcacgtcactgctgttatcagcatctatttttaaggtagactttacctattacatagtttccatgattcaactagccctttagcatatatagcacaaaatatgatcatgattaaccattccaatggctaatcgttcccaaacatttccatacctcttaatgaacatcatacaagactattataatattaagctcaaagtgtatataagccattttcgcatggctatccaaatttatacaaaaccaaagggtctatgaccaacaacaaaaagggtagtcttatacatgccatttcaaagttcaaccaaaagtgtaccaaaaggggctttgatagtgtgggcgacttcgacttcgacactcccgagtccgatagctgacgaaccaaaatctataaaacagagattcaaagaaacggagtaagcatttaatgcttagtaagttttgagcaatgaaattaggctccactgaagtatagcattcatataactaaacggataatttcatatacacatatattctaaaaaatcagtcctacttcacatttccaacccttatattcatacataagggatcaacttaaccaaaaaccggaagctccttaatcgactgagcgaatgctatttaagaggaatcaattaatccaatgcatgtacaacacatacctcgttgttgagattttacgagcgtattaattgaaattattacagcagatcgctcattcccaaactcaagtaatcttcgggatttagccggatataactacttgcacaaggccttcgggtcttagccggatatggtcactagcacgatgccttcggacttagctcggatatagtcgctagcacaaatgccttcggtcttagcccggatataatcgctagcacaaatgccttcgggtcttagcccggatatagcaacttcatcgaatgccttcggatcttagtccggttatagtcacctagcacaaaagccttcgggacttagcccggatatcattcaataaccatgcacatatatcaataaatcatgacacatccatatttcattttcattaccaaagctcaaacacaaaacacttatcacacttacaaatttcgctcaatagccacatacaaagagcatgattttgatttacttaagacataatctaatcgaataataatctaagctccattactcgaaaacttacctcggatgttgtcgaacgatttgtgactattcgatcactttttcctttcccttatccaactttggtcctctaagctcttgagctaattcaaacaaatttaacttattaaagtctcattatgctagcttatggccgaacatgacaatgaatttgatgggtcatatggccacctttagctcaaatacaaaatggtcatacgcatttttaatcacattaagcaatttaatacaattcattcgaacatcaaaagagaagctcaaggtacttagcccttatatacattagacattagagtcccatatgtacgaaatcacgaatcgaattcaacatattagctaatattccccttagccgaattttctaagtcaagataaagccatcaatatgcttacctatggccgaacatacacatcaacttatgtactcattcatgtggccgaacat encodes:
- the LOC108464839 gene encoding putative receptor protein kinase ZmPK1, producing the protein MATPLMLLVLLLAFFCPPSSSSSDALWAGSSLSVEKKGDVLVSPGGTFSAGFHPVGHSAYSFSIWFNNPSCNATASNCTIVWMANRDQPVNGRRSKLSLSTSGNLVLKDAGQILVWETRTASKSLPKLKLDDDGNLILSSLEGHILWQSYDSPTDTLLPLQPFNESSKLISSRSQGSYSSGYFQLYFDTDNVLCLVYKGPEFSSVYWPSPWLLRWEAGRSTFNNSKIAALDTLGKFTSTDNFTFLSADYGSKVSRLLKLDFDGNIRLYSLKENGETWVVSWQAFPQPCMVHGCCGPNSICIYTPNFGRKCDCIPGYKMKNNSDWSLGCEPKFLLPCNRPDQVGFLKLRHVEFYGYDLDMFPNVTLEDCKNKCSKLCDCKGFQFRFIKAHEPAGTYCYAKTQLLNGHRPPNFNADFYLKVPKATVSLYNNATGQHSKLQCSNKVQTLERTYSKTPENEPLKFALWAVCSVGGLEFVVIFLVWCFLIRNNDDTSPMAGKLLAVTGLRKFTWAELKKATNSFSQEIGRGAGGIVFKATLSDGRVAAIKTLTDAKQGEAEFLAEVNTIGKLNHMNLIEMWGYCGEGKHRLLVYEYMEHGSLAENLSLKALDWKKRFDIAVGTARGLAYLHEECLEWVLHCDIKPHNILIDSKFQPKVSDFGLSWLLNRGDVKRSNISRIRGTRGYMAPEWVSNLPITSKVDVYSYGIVLLELVTGRSPAMGTTVTDDGSPKEKTTLAAWARENMASAGETETWKHEIIDPKLEGIYDEAEVLNLVTVALQCVQEDKDARPTMREAVEMLLRNENH